The following are encoded together in the Arcticibacterium luteifluviistationis genome:
- the der gene encoding ribosome biogenesis GTPase Der: MANIVAIVGRPNVGKSTLFNRLVEQRMAITDNESGVTRDRHYGESVWTEKYFTVIDTGGYVVGSEDTFEGAIRDQVAMALDEATVVLFVVDTMTGLIDLDNDFANVLRRSKKPIIVVANKAETFERQSLVAPEFYSLGMGEVFPISSTDGSGTGELLDEVVKHFEDDGIENPDDGIPRISILGRPNSGKSSFLNALLGKDRSIVTDIAGTTRDSIDTHYKLYGNHFILTDTAGIRKKAKVQESIEFYSVLRSLKAMENSQVCIILLDAERGLESQDMHIIAHAHNAKKGIVIMMNKWDLIEKSSKTSDQMKKEILERLAPMNYMPMIFASALNKQRIFQVIEKAMEVYENRSMKISTSKINDVMLPIIAHTPPPAVKGKYIRIKYVMQLPTPSPTFVFFCNLPQYIREAYERFLKNKLRENFGFEGSTITVLFRKK; encoded by the coding sequence ATGGCAAATATCGTAGCAATAGTTGGACGCCCGAATGTAGGCAAATCAACCTTATTTAATAGGTTGGTAGAGCAACGTATGGCCATCACCGACAACGAATCTGGGGTTACCCGTGACCGTCACTATGGTGAGTCTGTTTGGACAGAAAAATATTTTACAGTTATAGATACTGGTGGATACGTGGTAGGTTCTGAAGACACTTTTGAAGGTGCCATTAGAGACCAAGTAGCCATGGCCTTAGATGAAGCTACCGTAGTACTTTTTGTGGTTGACACCATGACTGGTCTTATCGACTTAGACAACGACTTTGCCAATGTGCTTCGTCGTTCTAAAAAGCCGATTATAGTGGTAGCTAACAAAGCTGAGACTTTTGAAAGACAATCTTTAGTAGCACCTGAGTTTTACTCTTTAGGTATGGGTGAAGTTTTCCCTATATCCTCAACAGACGGCTCAGGAACAGGAGAATTATTAGACGAAGTGGTTAAGCACTTTGAAGATGATGGTATAGAAAACCCAGACGACGGTATTCCAAGAATCTCTATTTTAGGAAGACCAAACTCAGGAAAATCATCTTTCCTTAATGCTCTATTAGGAAAAGATAGAAGTATAGTAACAGACATTGCAGGTACCACTAGAGATTCTATTGACACCCACTATAAACTTTACGGGAATCACTTTATTTTGACTGATACCGCTGGTATTAGAAAGAAAGCGAAAGTGCAGGAAAGTATAGAATTCTACTCGGTTTTACGTAGCCTCAAGGCCATGGAAAACTCCCAAGTATGTATCATTTTACTTGATGCAGAAAGAGGCTTAGAGTCTCAAGACATGCACATTATTGCTCATGCTCATAATGCTAAAAAGGGTATTGTAATAATGATGAACAAGTGGGATTTGATTGAAAAGAGTTCGAAAACATCTGACCAGATGAAGAAAGAGATTTTGGAAAGACTGGCTCCGATGAACTACATGCCTATGATTTTTGCTTCAGCACTTAACAAGCAGAGAATATTTCAGGTGATAGAAAAGGCCATGGAAGTTTATGAAAACAGAAGCATGAAAATTTCTACATCAAAAATCAATGATGTGATGCTTCCTATTATTGCCCATACCCCACCACCTGCTGTTAAGGGTAAGTATATCAGAATTAAATACGTTATGCAGCTGCCTACACCGTCGCCTACTTTTGTATTTTTCTGTAATCTTCCTCAGTATATTCGTGAAGCTTATGAGCGATTTTTGAAAAACAAACTCAGAGAAAACTTTGGCTTTGAAGGCTCTACCATAACGGTACTATTCAGAAAGAAATAA
- a CDS encoding STAS-like domain-containing protein — MKTIKLQTIIDSTYLSSDGLVLYSALSCYFDTKTPIKLSFDGIQAFSSSFFNSSLGQLLDNYGMNTFKEVVSFVDVNGSQAKWLRKYLDDYKNLSHA; from the coding sequence ATGAAAACCATAAAACTGCAAACAATAATTGACAGTACATACCTCAGTTCTGACGGGCTCGTTTTGTACAGTGCCTTGTCTTGTTACTTCGACACTAAAACTCCTATAAAACTGTCGTTTGACGGAATACAAGCATTTTCTAGTTCTTTTTTCAACTCTTCTTTAGGTCAACTCCTAGACAATTATGGAATGAATACGTTTAAAGAAGTGGTAAGCTTTGTAGACGTAAATGGCTCTCAGGCAAAATGGTTAAGAAAATATCTCGATGATTACAAAAACTTATCGCACGCATAA
- a CDS encoding DUF1800 domain-containing protein encodes MPYLDLFTGTLTSEQATHLLRRATMGPTQAEITQFTGMTANTAVDLLISNCNTGPSRPPGNACTYNHYSEAPPVCENDPTDYTTPRNPASIWPVRYTPDLVPGNSGLPFVEIWVDLSNNFRYWKYVKYWWIAKMVDTSVPPSILEKVSLFWQNHFVTNTETVDEYRGSYYYLKIIRENALGNFKTFVDAITKSPAMLRYLNGNENIVGAPNENYARELQELFVVGATDYNNQPNYTEDDIKEAAKVLTGWKDNFTNYGHSYTFNSSNHDTTNKTFSSHYGNTSITGNYNAQVELDNLINMLVNHPESPKYICRKLYRWFVHTDVTPAIETNVIIPLAALFINSNYEITPVIKKLLKSQHFYDISNIGSLVKSPVDLIIGALRFFELPAPYISSNDSTSFYNYVNYIYEKTNDMQMAILQQPTVFGYEPYYQTGLGRNWINSTSLAQRSSFTDDIINGSFEINSSYFLGIDLLALTHDAMNNAAGSPLLVVEKFTNHLFATPLNASQKDFLTDIIMMKSLPRNDWTFEYPPGTNTTKLAAVNSRINDLMKYLLRMAEFQLN; translated from the coding sequence ATGCCTTACTTAGATTTATTCACTGGAACATTAACCAGTGAACAAGCCACCCATTTACTCAGAAGGGCAACAATGGGCCCAACGCAAGCAGAAATCACTCAGTTCACCGGAATGACTGCCAATACAGCAGTAGACCTGCTAATTAGCAACTGTAACACGGGGCCTTCACGGCCTCCCGGTAATGCCTGTACTTACAATCATTATAGCGAAGCTCCACCGGTTTGCGAAAATGACCCAACCGATTATACTACGCCAAGAAATCCAGCTAGCATTTGGCCTGTTAGATATACACCAGACTTAGTTCCAGGCAATAGTGGCTTACCATTTGTAGAAATCTGGGTTGACTTGAGTAATAATTTCCGCTATTGGAAATACGTAAAATACTGGTGGATAGCTAAAATGGTAGATACTTCTGTACCTCCGTCTATTTTGGAAAAGGTAAGTCTATTCTGGCAAAATCACTTTGTTACTAATACTGAAACGGTAGACGAATATCGTGGGTCTTATTATTACTTGAAGATAATTCGTGAGAATGCCTTGGGTAATTTTAAAACATTTGTAGATGCAATCACTAAATCGCCCGCAATGCTACGGTACTTAAATGGGAATGAAAACATTGTAGGGGCACCCAATGAGAATTATGCACGTGAGTTACAAGAATTGTTTGTAGTAGGTGCAACGGACTATAACAACCAACCAAACTATACAGAAGACGACATTAAAGAAGCCGCAAAGGTATTAACAGGCTGGAAAGACAATTTCACCAACTATGGTCATTCTTATACATTCAACTCTAGTAATCACGACACCACTAACAAAACATTTTCTTCACACTACGGAAATACGTCCATCACAGGAAACTACAATGCACAAGTAGAGTTGGATAATTTGATAAATATGCTGGTAAACCATCCTGAGTCACCTAAATATATTTGTCGTAAACTCTACAGATGGTTTGTTCACACTGATGTAACTCCAGCAATTGAAACCAATGTAATTATCCCATTGGCGGCATTGTTTATAAATAGTAATTATGAAATCACACCCGTAATTAAAAAACTATTAAAGTCGCAGCACTTTTATGATATTTCGAATATTGGCTCTCTTGTAAAATCGCCCGTAGATTTAATAATAGGAGCATTACGTTTCTTTGAACTACCCGCTCCTTATATAAGCTCAAATGATTCAACGAGTTTCTACAACTACGTAAATTACATTTATGAGAAGACCAATGATATGCAAATGGCAATTCTCCAGCAACCAACCGTTTTTGGTTACGAGCCATACTATCAAACAGGTTTGGGGCGAAACTGGATTAACTCCACATCATTAGCACAGCGAAGTTCTTTTACGGATGATATAATAAATGGAAGTTTTGAAATCAATTCAAGCTATTTTCTCGGCATAGATTTATTGGCACTTACTCATGATGCCATGAATAATGCGGCCGGAAGCCCCCTTTTGGTCGTTGAAAAATTCACCAATCATTTATTTGCCACTCCTTTAAATGCTAGTCAAAAAGACTTTTTAACCGACATCATTATGATGAAAAGTCTACCCAGAAATGATTGGACATTTGAATATCCACCAGGTACTAATACTACCAAACTTGCGGCAGTAAACTCTCGCATCAATGATTTAATGAAGTATTTACTGAGAATGGCTGAATTCCAACTTAACTGA
- a CDS encoding EamA family transporter: MIYLLSSILFSVLLLVNFRLFPKFGINTLHAISLNYIVCFATGMLLMPKGQSFALDLSQNWTWYCLALGVGFIITFVLSGLSTQKAGITITSLANNISLVIPVLVSLLVLDVGGKTFDVFNYLGLILAILAVGLATYQKSEHGLGSSLSSWYLPLGVFLMYGITNAAINYLNLAFIPNPELTIPVTLVMVLGAAIAGVILLSFSLIRNKEKWEWKNALAAVTLGVPNFLSFYLIFLALSSFGNSGAFVYPIYNIGVIVFSAAVAAIFFKEKLKQINRIGFVLALVALFLISYQEISSMF; this comes from the coding sequence ATGATTTACCTCCTTTCAAGCATTCTCTTCTCCGTTTTGCTTTTGGTCAACTTTAGGCTTTTCCCAAAGTTTGGAATCAATACGCTTCATGCCATTTCGCTAAACTATATTGTTTGTTTTGCTACTGGAATGCTTTTGATGCCCAAAGGGCAATCTTTTGCCTTAGATTTGTCTCAAAATTGGACTTGGTACTGCCTTGCTCTTGGTGTGGGCTTTATAATCACCTTTGTCTTATCAGGTTTATCTACCCAAAAAGCAGGCATCACCATTACATCTTTGGCCAATAACATCTCTTTGGTTATACCCGTGCTCGTAAGTTTACTAGTATTAGATGTAGGAGGTAAGACCTTTGATGTTTTCAACTATTTGGGTCTTATCCTCGCAATATTGGCCGTAGGCTTAGCCACTTATCAAAAATCAGAGCATGGCTTAGGTTCTTCTTTATCTAGCTGGTATTTACCATTAGGCGTATTTTTAATGTATGGAATTACCAATGCTGCCATCAATTACTTGAATTTAGCATTCATCCCAAATCCTGAATTAACAATTCCTGTCACTTTGGTTATGGTTTTGGGAGCTGCCATAGCAGGCGTCATTCTTTTGAGCTTTAGCTTAATCAGAAACAAAGAAAAATGGGAATGGAAAAACGCTTTGGCAGCCGTTACGCTGGGTGTACCAAACTTCTTATCGTTCTACTTAATTTTTCTCGCTCTTAGCTCTTTTGGAAATAGTGGTGCTTTTGTTTACCCAATTTATAACATTGGCGTAATTGTTTTTTCAGCTGCCGTAGCAGCAATCTTTTTTAAAGAAAAACTGAAACAAATCAACAGAATAGGCTTTGTATTGGCCCTAGTAGCCTTGTTTCTAATCTCTTACCAAGAGATCTCTAGCATGTTTTAA
- a CDS encoding DUF1501 domain-containing protein: protein MKRRNFIKKASLFSLPLMLEGQGFHAFANNSEFVQNLLQNNALTEDRVLVVINMNGGNDGLNTVIPLDQYGLYQGFRSNIAIPQNDVLPLNNTSATGFHPAMTGMQQLYNNGKLSIINSVSYPNPNFSHYRSDEIMVTGTPSNVTGSTGWIGRYLDGQYPNYPNGYPTASMEDPVALQIGYLTSTLLAGPSQSMAVAVSNPEEFAELIGEGGILPPSDLPCCEAGDLVAYIRQQQTLSIAYASEIKDAALAGNNMATYPSNNSVADQLKIVSRLIHGGLKTKVYMVTQGGYDTHSGQVENDPTTGVHNKLLGELSDAIAAFQSDIEQQNIADKVIGMTYSEFGRRVNSNASKGTDHGVAAPMFIFGNSIKKSMVGTNPNLSDLTVESGQYNLKMQIDFRQVYQDILQDWFGLTPSIANPITYGSFEPTFVLSDTIKSIQSGDWMNPTTWNLDRVPNLTEKVLIQNGHTVTVRSADHITCGFVEILGGFDTEPGAVFNSSNP from the coding sequence ATGAAAAGACGAAATTTTATAAAAAAGGCTAGCTTATTTTCTCTTCCTTTAATGCTAGAGGGTCAAGGTTTTCATGCTTTTGCTAACAATTCTGAATTTGTTCAAAATCTACTTCAAAACAATGCTTTAACAGAAGACAGAGTTTTGGTAGTTATCAACATGAATGGTGGAAACGATGGACTAAATACCGTAATCCCATTAGATCAATACGGCCTATATCAGGGTTTCAGAAGCAATATTGCTATTCCTCAAAACGATGTATTGCCTCTCAATAACACCTCTGCCACTGGCTTCCATCCAGCAATGACGGGCATGCAGCAATTATACAATAATGGCAAACTGTCAATTATAAACTCAGTTTCTTATCCAAACCCGAACTTTTCGCACTACCGTTCTGATGAAATTATGGTTACAGGAACGCCGTCAAATGTTACAGGTAGCACTGGCTGGATTGGTCGTTATTTAGATGGTCAATACCCTAATTATCCAAATGGCTACCCAACCGCCTCAATGGAAGATCCAGTAGCCTTACAAATAGGATATTTAACCTCTACGCTATTAGCAGGCCCAAGTCAGTCAATGGCTGTGGCTGTTAGCAACCCAGAGGAATTTGCAGAATTAATTGGTGAAGGTGGCATCTTGCCTCCCTCAGATTTGCCTTGCTGTGAAGCTGGAGACCTGGTAGCTTATATCAGACAGCAGCAAACGCTATCCATCGCCTATGCTTCCGAAATAAAAGATGCGGCACTTGCAGGCAATAATATGGCCACCTACCCCAGCAATAATTCGGTGGCTGACCAACTAAAAATAGTTTCGAGACTAATTCACGGAGGTTTAAAAACCAAAGTATACATGGTAACTCAGGGTGGTTACGACACACATAGTGGTCAGGTAGAAAACGACCCGACAACCGGCGTTCACAATAAACTATTAGGTGAATTATCAGATGCTATTGCGGCTTTTCAATCTGATATTGAACAGCAAAATATAGCAGACAAAGTAATAGGCATGACTTATTCGGAGTTTGGAAGAAGAGTAAATTCTAATGCAAGCAAGGGCACCGATCATGGTGTAGCTGCTCCTATGTTTATTTTTGGAAACTCGATAAAAAAAAGCATGGTAGGCACCAATCCAAACTTATCTGACCTTACTGTAGAATCTGGCCAATACAATCTCAAAATGCAAATTGATTTCCGTCAAGTTTACCAAGATATATTGCAAGATTGGTTTGGTTTGACGCCTAGCATAGCTAACCCGATAACCTATGGTAGTTTTGAGCCGACCTTTGTATTAAGTGATACCATAAAAAGTATTCAATCTGGCGACTGGATGAACCCAACAACATGGAACCTTGATCGTGTTCCTAACTTAACCGAAAAGGTCCTTATTCAAAATGGGCATACGGTCACCGTTCGCTCAGCAGACCATATCACTTGCGGATTTGTTGAAATATTAGGCGGTTTTGATACGGAGCCAGGTGCTGTTTTTAATTCTAGTAATCCTTAG
- the era gene encoding GTPase Era, with translation MQKTHRAGFISIIGKPNVGKSTLMNQLVGEKLSIITSKAQTTRHRIMGIVNGEIDGEDFQLVYSDTPGIIKPMYELHNSMMEYVHGSLEDADVVLFVTDIFEKYDEEDVIQKLGKSDAPLLLIINKIDLATEEQIEEKINHWKTVLNPREILTISALKNVGVAELLETVIKLLPVHPPYFPKDQLTDKPERFFAAEMLREKIFTNYKKEIPYSCEVVVTEFKEDDDIIKVYAEIYVERSSQRAILLGHKGERIKKVGTEAREEMEAFFEKKIFLQQYIKVEPDWRLKRDKIKRFGY, from the coding sequence ATGCAAAAAACACATAGAGCTGGCTTTATAAGTATTATTGGTAAACCAAACGTGGGGAAATCTACTTTGATGAACCAGTTGGTTGGCGAAAAGCTATCCATCATAACCTCCAAGGCTCAAACTACCCGTCATAGAATTATGGGTATTGTCAATGGTGAAATAGATGGTGAAGATTTTCAACTAGTATACTCTGACACTCCAGGCATCATAAAACCTATGTATGAGCTGCACAACTCCATGATGGAGTATGTTCATGGTTCGCTGGAAGATGCTGACGTGGTTCTTTTTGTCACTGATATTTTTGAAAAATACGACGAGGAAGACGTTATACAAAAACTTGGTAAGTCTGATGCTCCTTTACTGCTAATCATAAATAAAATTGACCTAGCTACTGAAGAGCAGATTGAAGAAAAAATAAATCATTGGAAAACTGTTTTAAACCCACGAGAAATTCTCACAATTTCTGCATTGAAAAATGTTGGGGTAGCAGAACTTCTCGAAACAGTTATTAAGCTTCTTCCTGTACACCCGCCATACTTCCCTAAAGACCAACTTACAGATAAGCCTGAACGCTTTTTTGCGGCAGAAATGCTGCGTGAAAAAATCTTCACGAACTATAAAAAAGAAATCCCTTATAGCTGCGAAGTGGTGGTAACAGAGTTTAAAGAAGACGACGATATCATTAAGGTTTACGCCGAAATATATGTGGAACGCTCCTCACAAAGAGCCATACTTTTAGGACATAAAGGCGAAAGAATTAAAAAAGTAGGCACAGAAGCTAGGGAAGAAATGGAAGCATTTTTTGAAAAGAAAATTTTCCTTCAGCAATACATAAAAGTAGAACCAGACTGGCGACTAAAAAGAGACAAGATTAAACGATTTGGGTATTAG